The sequence GCTCTGTGAGGCCCGTTCTATCatcatccccatcttacagaaacgaacactgaggcacagagagttgaAGTCAACTGCCCAAGGTAACACAGCGAAGGAGTGGTCAGAGGCAGTGTTGGAACCCTTCTGGCTGCAGAGTCCGTGCTCTCAGCCCCCACGCTCCAGCGCCTCTCACCCGGCTCACATGAGGCCTCCTGAGCATGTACGTGTTCCTGGGGAGCAGTGATCAGGTTTTCTCAGGCAGTGGCTTTCAAAGCTTCCTCCTTATCGCAATTACCGGGGAAATGTTTCAAAAGATCAACGGATTCCAGCGCCAGCCCAGGCCTTCTCTGGGGCCCAGGGCTCTGTGTTTCCGGCAAGCATCCCAGAGTAGGATGCTGATGCAGGGGTTCGTGGACCGCTCTTTGGAGAGATCTGAGGAGTTTTTGACTCCAAGAAGTTTGCAAGGCCTGGACTGGCAGGTCTGGAGGGCCCCGAGGTAGTGGGGACGTCAGGGAGCTGAGACAGTCGTGTGTTCTTGGTGAGTGACTCCCCCTCTCTCAGCCTGGGTTTCCTCCACCCACTGGGGCTCTCAGTCCCTCTCTCCAGGGTTTTTTGGGCCTTAGAGGGGGCATTGCTCTTCAGATTCTCAGTGGGTGGAGTCTGTGACCTGAGTGACCACTTCACCTCACTTCCCTCTGGAAAACTCGGATCAGGGGATGGGTCCAGATGCCCATGCGTGTGAAGCCTGCGGCCCCGCACGGGTGTTAGTCTCAGCCTGTCTGCACAGACCCTTCTCCACCACCGCGTTGTCTGTCTCTTACCCAGGTTCAGAGGGCAGCGCCCAGTGCAGCCCCGGGGGATGTGATCCTCAGAGCGACTGCCTCCCTGACTCCCAGTCCCTGTCCAGGCCCAGCAGGAACCCCGCCCCACCACCAGGCCACGTGAgtctcccctccctcactcccctttGGGGGCATCAGAtctggctggtgggaatggaTCGAGGGAACAGATGCCCTGAGGTGGCGGGGACAGAGGGCCAGGGAGGACGGGGCCTCCTGGGAAGTTCCCAGTGGGGATGAGGACAGAGTGGGGAGCCGAGGACAGTGGGATGATCTGTGAGTCCACCTGATGTTGCAGGAGGAAAGAGATGGGGAGGGGCGCAGACAAAGGAcgtgggaggtggagagagggaggcccagggaagtcgagtgtgtgtgtgtgtgtgtgtgtgtgtctcttggTGGAGAGCAGTGCCCTCCCAGGGCCTGGTGACACACTCAGACCCTCTGGAAGGGCTACAGGCTGTCTCTGAGGAGGGgctgctggagggagggggaagggcctAGACTCTGGAAGCCTGGTGGAGGGGAGAGTCGTTGAGCGGGCTTGGGGAGGGCTGGTCCAGCCAAGTGGGTGGCGCAGCTTGCAGGAAGGAGTCCAGTCCCAGCGCTGCCCCCTGCTGGCAGTGAGGCTTTGGGCAAGTGCCGCATCCCCTTAGGACTCCCCTTCCTCATGTGGGGAGTGGGAACGCTGGCAGAGGCTCCAGAAGCTCTTCCTTCGTGCCAGGTACCTTGTTTATTCTAAGGACTTTCTGTATATTCACTCAATTGTCACTACAGCCTGTAAAGGAAATGCTGTTACTGTTCCcactttactgatgaggaaatagaggcacagagaggttaagccacttgcccgaggtcacacagccagtaagcaaGTTGCTGGGACTGGAGCCCAGGCAGTTTGTCTGTCATGGCAGGCTGTCGTGGCCATGCTCCTGTCTGTTGCCCTAGACCACCTAGTGTGACAGCACCTCATGAGAACTTGGCAGGGACAAACCAAGACCCCAGAACTTGGCTTCCTGAGTCCCGATTCTGGCCCTGCCACTTATTGGCTGTGTGTCGTTGTGCAAGGGACTTCCCAACCctagcctcagtctcttcatctgtgaaatgggcctgATGACAATACCtgcctggcgcatagtaggtgaccgataaatatgtatttaatgaataaatacatcCCGCATGTGGTTGATTTGATGAGTCAGGAACGGTCCAGCCGCCCTTTTCCCCTAAAACCTCTCCTTAAATATCACCTGAGCACCCGCAatgagccaggccctgggctgggtgctCACATAGCATCATCATGGTGGAGAGACTGGCCCCCTAGGGGGCAGTGGGCAGCTGGAGGTCTGGAGGTGGAGGGGGGAGGTGACGAGGGGAGCCAGGCTGGAGCACAGTCGGGGGTGGGGGAGCAAGGAGCAAGCcgctctggggagggaggaggagggaagggcaggggagCAGCTGCTGGGGAGTCACGGGGCTGCGTggttggtgggggagggtggcagAGCGGGCCCAGGACTCACGCAGGCAAGGGTGGGGGTGCCAGGGCGTGGCGGGCCGCCAGGGCCAGTCGCGGTGAGATGGGCGGCAGCTCTCGCACCCCGGCCCGGTGGTGTGGTGGCGGCAGCGGCAGCGGGGGGGCCTGGCGCGGGCGGCACAGCGGGCTGCGTGGCCATGGCACTGGCAGCGGCCTCTCACTCCAGCTGCCGCCAGCCCTGCCCGGCCCCCGAACTCCATGCGGAGGTGACTGGCCACTACACTGGACTTAGGGCCCGGTGGGGCACGGAAGGTCACCTTCTCAGGGCCCCCCAAGGCCCCAGGCCAGGCGGGTCTGCGCCACAGCGATCTCCAGGGACCTCCCGTGgcccaggaggcagagaggaccAGAGCTGGGGGTCCTGGGGTGCAGAAGCGCAAGCTGATAGATGTCAGGAGGAAGGGGCCACCCAGGGCCAGGGTCAGGCTGCCATTACAGGTGGCCCGGGGGCCAGGGTCTGCCCCCGGGGAGAGGGCACAGGCCTGGGGACAGGAGGCCGCCATGCCAGCCAGCTGAGTCACTGGCGGGAGGCAGAAGCGGGGCCGGCCCCCCGGATGGTAGCATGGGTCCGCGGTGGCCTGGCTCAGGAAGAGCAAGAGGGCAAAGGTCACAGGCATGGTCCCAGCGGAGGCAGTACCTGCAGAGGAGAGGAGTGGCCGGGCTGAGGGCCTCCAGCCGCCCTCATGGTCAGCCTCCACCCTCCAGGCCAGGCTCCCTGAGGAACCCCAGCATTCCACCTCCAGCCCTGCTCAAGCCCCCTCCCCGGCTGCTTCTAAGCGAGGAAAATAGTTCCATCTGGGGAGAATTACTGTTTACATAACCCACAGGGGAAAGAACGCAAGCAAAATCGAGAATTTTGCCTGAACTAATCCTCAGCTTAACACCCCAGAACTATCTGTCAGTGtcggggggcgggagggggcagatggggaaaccgagagAGAGGGCACCAGgcgggggcagggctgggcaggggagggggatgTCGAGACAGAGACTCGGagacaaagaaatagagagagggatggaggcaCAGACAgcaaagacagagggagaggagacacAGGCCTCTGGGAGAGGCCAGgcgcagagaaggagagaggacaggAAACCCAGACGGAGAGCGCCCGGCACCCAGAGTCCACAGGGAATGGGGGGACTGGGTGCCAGGGAGCCCGGGGGGCcgggacagacagacaggcaggcaggTGGGTGGGCTCAGAGACAcctgggagcaggaggagagcagacagcccagcaggcctgggcctggccaggcaggagggcgggaggggagggaagcagaggggAAGCCCCGTGCCGGCGGGGATCAGAAGCGGGAGGCCAGGCCCCAGCCCGCGGGGATCAGAGCGAGGCCCTTTCCCACGTGGGGCCCTAACTGTGTTCTCCACAcccagggcacggagggggattATCGCCAAACAACCAGCCTCCCTGccacccaccccagcctccccCGCCCTTAACCCTTTCCCACCCAAGTGCAAAGCCCCGAGAACCGTGCTGAGGAGCAGGACGGATGCCTGGGGGCTGGAACCTGGAGGGCTCTGGTGCTGGGAAGTGGGGGCAGAAGCCCTGTGGGGTGGGGACAGCAGATGCCCAGGTTCCCCTTAGGGCTCCGGGTGGAGGACCGTGTGCTTGGATCTCTGAGGATTCTAATAATCTCAGCTCCCCGCCTGTTGGCCACGGCCTCAGGGTCTGGGATCAGAGCCCCCACATTTGCCACCCGCCCTGAGGTCCCCAGAGCAGATTGGGGAACAGTTGTTGGGGGTGGCTGGTgctgaaggaggagagaagcCGGCAGGGCAGGGCCAGATGCCAGGGCGTCTGTGGGGTCAGAAGTCCAGACGCCTGGGATTGCAGGAGCTAGGAAGGACTTGGTGCTGAAGTGCCCCCCACTTTCTCCTTCCAGGGCTGGCAGCATCTAAGGAGGAACTCGCTCAGATCTGGGGGCCTTGGAGCCTTTCTGAGCCCCACTGCCCACGCCCCACTGCCCAGGCCCCTGGCTCTGAATCTGGACCTGGGCTTGCGGCCTGGCTGGGAGTCTGTAAGGCTCCTGGGGGTGCGGGTGGGCTCACATCCTCCCCTAGCCTGATACCACTGCCCCTGTGTCCCCACCACGATGGCCCTGTGCAGACCGCCTACTCCTGTCCCAGGTGCCGGGCATCACCCTCCGCCCCTCCCGAGGAGCCTGGCGCCATTTTGTGCTCTTGCGGGCGGGCATTTGCCCCGGCCCTGGGCCCCAGCCTTGTTAAGGACCTCGTCCCCATCTGCCACCTCTCCTTTTGCCTAGGTGGTTCAGGAGGTCTCGCTTTCTGGCCCTAAGCACCTTGGGCAACCAGGCTGTGAGTCCCCCAGTGTTCCCGGGGGATCCCAAAGTCAGCCTCAGCCTGCTGGGGAACCCACATGTACGGCCCCCAGCTCCTACCCTTCTGGGAACCgcagcccacccccagccccctttaAGGAGCAGAGTCTAGCTGTACTCACACCAGACCCATAGTCAGGCCCCCGTGCCTGCTTGGTGTGGGGGTCCAtctgggacccaggctccttttcCCTGGCTTTTTTGCATGCACCCCGCCCTTCGCCCCTGACATTGGCCAAACCTGGGCCCAGAAGAGAGCGTCCTCTGCAGTTAGTTCCTTGCGTGCTCGTCCCTTCCGCAGGAGCTTGGCGCCCGTGTGGGCTCTCGGGAGTGAGCGCCGAGTGGCTGTTCTCAGGCCCCAGGCTAGTGGGGGTTCTGGGCGGGAGCTCAGAGCAGAGCCCGCAGAATCCAACACCACCAccgctccccccgccccccccaatcCCCTCGCCAACGGCAGCCACGCTCTCCCCGCAGGGACCCCTGCCAGCCATGCCACCCAGGACTCTGTGGGACCTGAGAGCCACCGCCCCTGGGGAACCCACAGCCCAACAGCCCCGAGCAGGCTGGCCCAGGAGGCTCAAGGCAGGTAGGACGAGACAGCAGCCAGATGGGCTTCCGGGGTGTGGGGTCCCACTCCACTcacccccctgccccacccattCCCGAAGGGCGGGCGCAGCTCAGCCCCACCACGTGGTGGCTGCGGTTGGGAAGTGGCTGACCTGCCCGGTGGGCGGCAGTCAGGGCCACTCACACTGAGGTGGGTCGTTGGCCTCTGGCTGCATGACCCCAAGccggcccctcctcccctccgGAACCCTCTGTCAGCTGTGCTTTAACCGAGCGTTAAGGTCAGTTGCTTTTAAGCCCTAAAGATCGGGGCTTTTGGAAGGATCAGACTAGCCACCGGGAAACCCAAAGACTTGGGCTGTTTTCTAAGATGGGGGGGAAGGAGCTGGAGAAGACGAGAGTGCCTCAGACCTCAGTGGTTCTAgcggctggaggctggagggagaaagCGGGGAACCCGAGGGGGACAGAGGTCTAAGCCAGCCTTCCCCACAGCCAATTTCCTGCAAGGCCTCAACGCCTCAGTCATGAAATTTTCATGCAAGTGTTGCTGTCAGCTCTGTTACATACCTGAATGGTTTCCACTAGAAAAATAATGTTTCCGGTCACTTCCTGCCGAGAAAAGCAAGGGCCTCGGGAGGATGGGGCAAGACATTTGCTGCTGTGGCCTTGAGTGGGCCCCCCCTACTGTGATTGTGGCACAGCATGGGCCCGATCCTGCCGGGGATCTGGGGACCCACTGCCTGGAGCCTGCCTGGGGGCGGGAGGGCTCAGCCAGGGCAATCGTGATTCTGGTCCCGACGGCCCTTAGGCGCCTCGGTCGGGAGGCCAGCCCCACGGGAGCCAGGACAAAGACGTGGGATTTGAAAGTCAGCTGTGAGAAGTTAACTGCAAGGGAAAGGGATTGGGGGCGGAGACACCCCCAAATCAGAAGGGGGCATATCGGATCTAGGGCCGGCGGAGAGTGACAGGGTGACGTGGTGCTGTGTTTACGGCACGAACTCAGCAAGTACCCGCCGAGCTCCGGCTGTGTGTCAGACACTCCTCTGGATACGCCGCATGAGCGCACACAGAAAGCCCGGCCTGGTCAGGCTCATGCTCAGAGAGTGCCACAAAAAGGGACTGAGTGGTTACGGGCTTTGGAGCCAAAGCAAGAAGGGAAGTGGATGTGGGGGACGGGGTCAAGAGGGGACAGTGGGGCTGTGACTTGAAAGAGGTGAGGGCAGGCCACGCAGGCACTGGGGCATGAGCCACCCAGGCGAAGATGTCAAAGGCTAGTTTGGCCACCCCAGAAAGTTCAGGAAGAGGTTTAGGTCTCACTTTATTTGCCTCCCCACCCGGCAACAAGAAGTTTCTGAAGCTAATGTTACTTTTGTTCTTAGCCTGAGCCCCCAGAGGCCATTAGACCCCTGCAGGTGGATagaggggggaggggcagagggaggagcagccAGAGCAGAGCGGAACCAGTCCACCAAGTTGGGAAGgagactttgtgtgtgtgtgggggttcCTCAAGTATTGGGCACCTTCACCCTCGCAGCACCCTGGGGAGGGACCTCCCAGGGCACAGCTCTGAGGGCACTCAGCAGGGTGGGACCCATGGCCCTGGGCTTCCAGAGATCTTCTGTCTCTCCCCTGGTGACCCAGAAATAACAGAGGCCCCACGAGATGGGGCAGGTCAAACCGCACCTGTAACTGGATTGAGAGTGTGTTTCTGGGTGCTCTCCCTCAGGAAAAATCCAGGATGGTTCATTGAGGTTCCTCAAccacactgcctgggttcaaatccaggcacCACCtctttcctagctgtgtgacctaaagcaagtttcttaacccctctgtgccttaGTTGCCTGCTCTGTTAAATGGGCGTAAAAATGTACCTTCCTCATGGGAGATCACGAGGGCTAAGCGAGCAAAGACAGGCCTGCAGTCTCGCATCTGAAACTTTTTGGAGCAGTCGTGGTTCAGAACCCGTGCGTTGGCACAGTCGTCGGAGTGTAGACCCGATATTACGTAACTCCCCCAGCAGGGTCTGGGCAGCATCCCGTAATCAAGCGTTGTTTCTGCAGCAAAACACACGGGCATTCCCGCTCAGATGAGTCAAGTCTACAAATAGCCACACATCGGTTCAGGCCAGACTTGTCCCCACATGAGTTCAGTTCAGGTTAGGGTTTGCCACCAATCTCTACCAGGATAGTAAGCGCAGGGACCGGTGCCTAGCATGCGGTGGGAACCAAACCCCAGAAGCGTCAGCCTCCAAGCGTTATTTTCCGTTGCTTTTTAGTTGTTCAGGCTGATGAAAAGCCAGGAGAGGGCGCTCTTGAGACTTAAAGACAGCTGGTGGCTGCAGGACCTGATTCCCAGAGCCCCGGGGAAACTGAAAACATGGGGCCCCTTGTTCAAGTTTATTGAGGATTTCTAGACACCAAGAGCAGAGCGTTAAACCCCGCACAGGGCCCTTCTGAGGGAGGTGGCCCTGGGTGGTGGGTACTTTGTCCTGAGCCGATTTCTCCTCGGTAAGTGAGGCTCCAGTCCCCATAGTCCCCAACAGGTCGCCCGCTCCGGCTTTGGGACCTGCCCAGGGCTCTGGCTGGGCCGGCAAGCTGGCTGGAGGCTGAAGCCTGCATCCTCCTCCGTGTAGGACCCCAGGCGGGACCTGAACTGGGCAAGTGGCAGGATAAGGATTGTGACACAGTTGTCAGCAGCCCACCGAGAACAGGGGCTCAGGGCCAGATCTGATTCGCTTTTGGAAGCTGACACAGCGAGTGAGGCGTTCCTTGTGCACCTGCGGGGAGGGAGTGTGATGTCGTGCTCAGGCCTCGTGTGGTCGGAGCCAGCCGACCTCACTGGGACCCATGCTGAACATGAGACCTGTCAGGAGGGCCCACGAGTGTGCAGATGCCCCAAAGGGGTAGGATTAATGGTAGTAGGAGGAGAGCTGAGGCAAGGCCCGCAGAACCCAAACATTTCAGGGGGCCAGCGAAGGAAGCGATGGGGAGCCTGGAGTGCGTGAGACAGGTCAGATGAGGAAGAGTGGGGGCCACGAAATTCAGTGCCTCTGCAGGGACCTGGGCACTCTTGAGCTGGAGCCACTGGAATGATCACAGGGAAACCCCAGGGGGTTGGTCGGGGGaacaaggaggggagaggagaaagcgGGTCGGGATGTACTGGAGACCGGGAGGAAAAGACCGTTTGTGGGAGCCCAGGTCAGAGCTGGAGAAGGGACTGACTCAAAACAAAGCTGCCCCTGAAGATGACATTATCCGTCCCATGACAGGacagggaaaccgaggctcctGGAGCCCAGTCAGAGCCTAGCAGagtcagggcagagctggggtggtCTGGGTGTGGTTCAAAGTGTGGGCCCCCCGCACGGCACACCCACTGTGGTCAAACAGACGGGCAGCAGCGAGTGCGGGCCACGATGTGGAGAAATCCGAGTCCTCCGACGCTGCCGGTGGGAAGGAGAATGAGGCcgctgttttggaaaacagtggGCAGCTCCCGAAACTGTGAAACAGAGGGATGGCGTGACCCAGCAGTTTCACTCCCACGCAAGTGCCCGAGGGAGGGGGAAACTTAGGGCCACGCAGAAATCGGCACACGCGTGTTCGTAGCAGCGTCCTGCGTAATAGTCAAAAAGAGGACACAACCCATTGCTAAAGCCAGGCATATCCATGTCATGGAACACTGGTTGGCCGTGAAGAGAAGTCAGCGAAGTTCCGATCCTTGCTACCGCGCGGAGGAGCCTTGAGAATAGGATGCTAAGGGAAAGAGGCGACCACAAAGAGCCACGCGCggtatgatttcatttgtatgaaaCAGAGCAGGTAAGTCCACGAGGCAGGAAGTAGATCCttggagagaggagcagggaggaggcgAAGCTGGGCAGGGGGATGGCTGAGGGGGGCAGGCTTGCTTTCTGGGGTGATAAAAACTCTCTAAAACTGTGATGGTCGCCCAGCTCTGAATATACTTAAAGCCATTGAATcgtacactttaagtgggtgagTTGTATGGTGTTTGGATATTATCTCGATAAAGCggttaccaaaaaaaaaccccaccaaaaacctcatcacagacctaaatgtaaaagctgaaACTATACAGCTTGATGTGGCAGCGCGGAGAGAGTCCCAAAGTCGCGGGCTGGAAGCCGGGTGACGTCACCGCCGCCGCATTTGATTGGCCGAGGCGGTCGCGGGCCCGCCCAGATGGGGCGGGGCGTGTCTGACAGCCAGGGCAGCTGGGGTCCGCCACGCCCACTGGCGGTGACCCGGGGCCCTTCCTGCCCGCTTCAAGTGGCATGTGGGGCGGGCACTGTGGTTAACCTCATCGTTCGgagggggagactgaggcccagggagttCAGGACCGTGTTCAGCGTTGCGCAGCCAGCAGCGGGCAGAACCTGCACTAgcctcagagtctgtgctcttaacctccACCCTGCGGCGCCTTGATAGACTGTGAACCCCCCGGGGGCGAGGACTCGTGGAGCAAATACTCTGGAAGTGTTTGTTTTACAGCGCTTACAGAGCCCTTCCTGTGTGCGAGGCACTGCCCTAAAAATGGCACCTCGCTTAATCCTTGCGCACACCTGGGGGGTAGTTCTGTTGGATTGGGGCCACATGAAACGGCTGTTTGTGTAGGTAAAATACAGGCGGATGTTGGCACTTTCAAGTGGGTCAGCATGTTCGTCCCTGTTTAacaggtgaggaagctgggattcagagaagtgaagtgacttggcTAAAGTCACACAGCGCTCATAAGGGGTGGAGCTGGAATTCAGACCCAGGCAGAAAGGGCCGAGGGTCTATGCTCTCAGACCTCCGCGTGGAGGCCAGTGGTCCCACTTTGATGAgctgagtgagtaaatgaatgaatgatttgggGGCGGGGTAAGTGAATGAGACTCATGTCCCCCCAGCCATCCCTCCTGACTTAGgtcctctcttctccccacagccatCATGAGATTCTGGGCCGCTTGCCCTTCCTTCTCCACCGTCTACTTCCTCGTCGTCATCTTCATGGTGTCCACCATCTTCCACTGCCACCAGCGCCTGGCTCTGGTGCCCACCCTCTGGGCCTCCCCGGGCCACGTGGTCCTGGTCCCCGGACACCTGCCGCAGAGGGGCGTGTTCACCATCAACTCCAAAGGCCGCTTGGGGAACCAGATGGGCGAGTACGCCACCCTGTACGCGCTGGCCAAGATGAACGGCCGGCCGGCCTACATC comes from Equus asinus isolate D_3611 breed Donkey chromosome 26, EquAss-T2T_v2, whole genome shotgun sequence and encodes:
- the NTN5 gene encoding netrin-5 isoform X2, with amino-acid sequence MAGRGPCGESVAAVGEGIGGGGGSGGGVGFCGLCSELPPRTPTSLGPENSHSALTPESPHGRQAPAEGTSTQGTNCRGRSLLGPGTASAGTMPVTFALLLFLSQATADPCYHPGGRPRFCLPPVTQLAGMAASCPQACALSPGADPGPRATCNGSLTLALGGPFLLTSISLRFCTPGPPALVLSASWATGGPWRSLWRRPAWPGALGGPEKVTFRAPPGPKSSVVASHLRMEFGGRAGLAAAGVRGRCQCHGHAARCAARARPPRCRCRHHTTGPGCESCRPSHRDWPWRPATPWHPHPCLPCSCNQHARRCRFNSELFRLSGGRSGGVCERCRHHTAGRHCHYCQPGFWRDPSQPITSRKACRACQCHPIGATGGTCNQTSGQCSCKLGVTGLTCNRCGPGYQQSRSPRMPCQRIPEATTTLSTTPGAYSSVLRAQVLASDGAGPAWRRLAVRVLAVYKQRARPVRRGDQDAWVPGADLTCGCLRLRPGVDYLLLGSAAGGPDPARLVLDRHGLALPWRPRWARPLRRLQQEEHAGGCRGLRPPTPSPGPEH
- the NTN5 gene encoding netrin-5 isoform X1, coding for MAGRGPCGESVAAVGEGIGGGGGSGGGVGFCGLCSELPPRTPTSLGPENSHSALTPESPHGRQAPAEGTSTQGTNCRGRSLLGPGTASAGTMPVTFALLLFLSQATADPCYHPGGRPRFCLPPVTQLAGMAASCPQACALSPGADPGPRATCNGSLTLALGGPFLLTSISLRFCTPGPPALVLSASWATGGPWRSLWRRPAWPGALGGPEKVTFRAPPGPKSSVVASHLRMEFGGRAGLAAAGVRGRCQCHGHAARCAARARPPRCRCRHHTTGPGCESCRPSHRDWPWRPATPWHPHPCLPCSCNQHARRCRFNSELFRLSGGRSGGVCERCRHHTAGRHCHYCQPGFWRDPSQPITSRKACRACQCHPIGATGGTCNQTSGQCSCKLGVTGLTCNRCGPGYQQSRSPRMPCQRIPEATTTLSTTPGAYSSDPQCQNYCNISDTRVHMNLRRYCQQDYVLRAQVLASDGAGPAWRRLAVRVLAVYKQRARPVRRGDQDAWVPGADLTCGCLRLRPGVDYLLLGSAAGGPDPARLVLDRHGLALPWRPRWARPLRRLQQEEHAGGCRGLRPPTPSPGPEH